GAGCCGGCGTTGATCGTGTCGTCGCCGCCGAGGCCGCACATGACGTCGGCGCCGGCGGTGCCGGTCATCGTGTCGTTGCCGCTGGTGCCGATGCGGGTGCAGCCGCGGGCGTTGTTGACCGTGGTGGGTGCCGTGGCCGTGTTGTTGGCGGTGTCAGGGTCGGACTGCGCCGCGCTCGCCGTGGCCCGGTCGGTGAGGGTTCCCGTGGCCCTGGGTTCGACGACGACCGTCACGGTGGTGCGGGCGCCGGCCGCGAGGGTGCCGAGGGCGCACGTCGCGCCGGTGGCGGAGGTGGTGCAGGTGCCCTGGCCCGGGGTGGCCGAGACGACGGTGGCGGCGGGGCCGGTGACGGTGTCGGTGAGGGTGACGCCGGTCGCCGAGGTGGTGGTGCTGTTGTTGACGACCGTCACGGTGAACGTGGCCCGGCCGCCGATGCTGACCGCGCCGGTGCCGGTCTTGGTGACCGACAGGTCGACCCCGGCGGGCGGAGGCGGCGGGGGCGGGGTGCCGACGCCGCCGAGGTAACGGGCCATGAGGCGGCGGCCGTTGCTGTCGCCGCCGAACGCGATGGCCTTGCCGTCGGGCTGGAGGGCGAGGGCGTTCGCCCGGTCGCCCGCGCCGAAGTCGGTCGTGGCGCGGCCGCCCGTGCCGAAGCCGGTGTCGAGGGTGCCGTCGGCGTTGAAGCGGGCGAGCAGGAAGTCGCCGGGCGACCCGCTGCCGGCCGCGACGATCCGGTCGTCGGGCTGGACGACGAGGTCGTTCACGCCGGCGGTGCCACCGAAGTCCGTGGTCGCGACTCCGCCGGTGCCGAAGGCGGTGTCGCGGCTGCCGTCGACGTTGTAGCGCACGAGTGCGAAGCGGTCCGCGCTCTGTCCGCCGACGATGATCCTGCCGGTCGACTGGACGGCCACGGTCTCGCCCCAGTTGTAGCCGCCGAGGTCGGTGGTGACCTTGCCGTCGCCGCTGAAGGTGGTGTCCGGGCTGCCGTCGGGGTTGTAGCGGGCCACGGCGAAGTCGAAGAAGCTCTCGCCCGCGGAACCGGCCATGACGATCTTGCCGTTGGGCTGGAGGATCATGTCCTGCGCGCTCGCACCGCCGCCGCCCGTGTCGGAGAACGCGGTCATGGTCAGGCCGTCACCGCCGCCGAAGGTACTGTCCGGGGTCCCGTCCGACAGGTACCTCAGGACCGCGAACCAGCCGCCGGCGTAGGCTCCGGCGACGATCCTCCCGTCCGGTTGCACCGCGACCCCGACGGCTTCCTCGGCCCCGCCGGCCAGGCCGGGACTGACCCAGCCGTCACCGCCGCCGAAGGACGTGTCGACGCTGCCGTCGGCGTTGTAGCGGGCCACCGTGAACCAGCAGCAGCCCGCGAACTCGTCGTCGGTCTCCTGGTGCCGGCCCGCCACGACGATCTTCCCGTCGGGCTGGATCGCGACCCTCTGGGCCACGTCGTTGCCGTTCTCGAAGTCGGTCACCACCTCGCCGTCGCCACCGCCGAACGAGGTGTCGACGCTGCCGTCGGCGTTGTGCCGCGTCAGGACGAACTCGGCGTCGAGGTACTCGGGGTCCTGGAGCCACCCGACCGAGACGATCTTTCCGTCGGGCTGGACCGCCACGTCCTCGCCCTCGGAATAGCTGGGCGCGGTGACGGTGACCCGGCCCCCGGTGCCGAACGTGGCGTCCAGGTCACCGGGTGCGGCGAAAGCGCCGTGCGGTGCCGCGACGACGAACGCCAGCGCCATGACCGAGGCGGCCAGGGCGCGTGTGGTTCCCCGTAGGGAATCAATGATGGACATGGCGCAAGAGTCGGGACGCGGCGGCGGTGGCCGGGCACGGCAGGCTGGTGAATCGGCTTACTGGGCCGCAGAGTTCCACCCTGCGGGGTGACCGTTACGACGATATGAAGCGCGGTGGCGGGCGGGTCAGGTCCGGCTGCCCGAGCGCCTGATCGGCGTGAACAGGGCGGCGCCCGCGATCAGTACGCAGCACGCGCCCGCGACCAGGCTCACCGGGGTCGTGCCCTGCTGTTCCGCGGCCCAGGTCAGGACGGCCGCGCCGATCGGGGCGGCCGCGTACTGGAGGGTCCAGAAGGCGGAGGTGACGCGGCCGAGGAGCGGCTCCGGGGTGACCTCCTGGCGCAGCGACATGGAGCAGGTGCCGGCCATGCCGACGCAGGCCAGGAACGCCGCGGTGAGGGCGGCGACGACGGGGACGTCCCGCGCCCAGCCGAGCCCGGCGAAGGCGAGTCCGCACACGGCGACCGATCCCGTCCAGGTCGCTCCGAAGCCGAGCCGGCGGCGGACCCGGGCCACCAGGAGGGCGCCGGTGATCGTGCCGAGCGCGCCGACGGCCATGACGGTGCCGACCGTGCCGTCGTCGTGGCCGAGGTCGTGCTTGAGGTGGTAGATGACCAGGTCGTTCAGGCCGAGGGTGAGGAAGCTGAAGACGAACAGCAGGGCCGTCAGGGCGCGCAGCACCGGGTGGCCGCGGAGGAAGTCGATCCCGGTGCGCAGGTCCCGCCACAGTCCCGACCGTTCGGTGGCCTTCCCGGGCCGCCCGCGCAGCCGTACGAAGGCCAGGCAGGCGGCGGAGACTCCGAAGCTCGCCGCGTCCACGCCGACGGCCGCGGCCGGGCCGGACCAGGCGGCGACCAGGCCTGCGCACAGCGGCCCGAGCACCCCGGCCGCGGCGGCGGTGGCGTTCAGCCGGCCGTTGGCCTCGGTGAGCCGCTCGGTGCCGACGAGACCGCGCACCACCGTGACGTACCCGACGGCGAACAGCATGCCGACGGCCTCGCACAGCGGCAGGACGACGTACAGCAGCCAGATCTGCGGCCCGAACAGCCAGACCAGCGGGACGAGTCCGTACAGCACCATCCGCACGAGATCGCAGGCGATGAGCAGCTTGCGCCGGTCGACGCGGTCGACGACGGCCCCCGCGAACACCGCAGCGACCACCGAGGCGGCCCCGCCGACGGCCGTGAGCAGCCCCATCCGCGCGATCGAACCGGTCGCCTGGAGCACCAGCAGCGGCAGCGCGATCAGCGCGAAGGAGTCCCCGAGAAAGGAGAGCGTCTGCGCGACCCAGAAGGTCGTGAAGTCGCGTTGCCGCCACAGGGGT
The DNA window shown above is from Streptomyces chartreusis and carries:
- a CDS encoding DUF11 domain-containing protein; protein product: MSIIDSLRGTTRALAASVMALAFVVAAPHGAFAAPGDLDATFGTGGRVTVTAPSYSEGEDVAVQPDGKIVSVGWLQDPEYLDAEFVLTRHNADGSVDTSFGGGDGEVVTDFENGNDVAQRVAIQPDGKIVVAGRHQETDDEFAGCCWFTVARYNADGSVDTSFGGGDGWVSPGLAGGAEEAVGVAVQPDGRIVAGAYAGGWFAVLRYLSDGTPDSTFGGGDGLTMTAFSDTGGGGASAQDMILQPNGKIVMAGSAGESFFDFAVARYNPDGSPDTTFSGDGKVTTDLGGYNWGETVAVQSTGRIIVGGQSADRFALVRYNVDGSRDTAFGTGGVATTDFGGTAGVNDLVVQPDDRIVAAGSGSPGDFLLARFNADGTLDTGFGTGGRATTDFGAGDRANALALQPDGKAIAFGGDSNGRRLMARYLGGVGTPPPPPPPAGVDLSVTKTGTGAVSIGGRATFTVTVVNNSTTTSATGVTLTDTVTGPAATVVSATPGQGTCTTSATGATCALGTLAAGARTTVTVVVEPRATGTLTDRATASAAQSDPDTANNTATAPTTVNNARGCTRIGTSGNDTMTGTAGADVMCGLGGDDTINAGSGTDTVYGDFGNDRVDGGLNNDVLTGGPGNDTLLGNSGNDRLDTIDNVGANDTANGGPGLDTCTTDAGDTRISCP
- a CDS encoding MFS transporter gives rise to the protein MTYEAEHEREADDPRVPPASASDGPARPLWRQRDFTTFWVAQTLSFLGDSFALIALPLLVLQATGSIARMGLLTAVGGAASVVAAVFAGAVVDRVDRRKLLIACDLVRMVLYGLVPLVWLFGPQIWLLYVVLPLCEAVGMLFAVGYVTVVRGLVGTERLTEANGRLNATAAAAGVLGPLCAGLVAAWSGPAAAVGVDAASFGVSAACLAFVRLRGRPGKATERSGLWRDLRTGIDFLRGHPVLRALTALLFVFSFLTLGLNDLVIYHLKHDLGHDDGTVGTVMAVGALGTITGALLVARVRRRLGFGATWTGSVAVCGLAFAGLGWARDVPVVAALTAAFLACVGMAGTCSMSLRQEVTPEPLLGRVTSAFWTLQYAAAPIGAAVLTWAAEQQGTTPVSLVAGACCVLIAGAALFTPIRRSGSRT